One genomic window of Erinaceus europaeus chromosome 19, mEriEur2.1, whole genome shotgun sequence includes the following:
- the CACNA1S gene encoding voltage-dependent L-type calcium channel subunit alpha-1S → MEPSSPQDEGLKKKQPKKPPPEVLPRPPRALFCLTLQNPVRKACISIVEWKPFETIILLTIFVNCVALAVYLPMPEDDNNTLNLGLEKLEYFFLIVFSIEAAMKIIAYGFLFHPDAYLRSGWNVLDFIIVFLGVFTVILEQVNIIQTNTAPMSSKGAGLDVKALRAFRVLRPLRLVSGVPSLQVVLNSIFKAILPLFHIALLVLFMVIIYAIIGLELFKGKMHKTCYFIGTDIVATVENEKPSPCARTGSGRPCTINGSECRGGWPGPNHGITHFDNFGFSMLTVYQCITMEGWTDVLYWVNDAIGNEWPWIYFVTLILLGSFFILNLVLGVLSGEFTKEREKAKSRGTFQKLREKQQLEEDLRGYMSWITQGEVMDVEDLREGKLSLDEGGSDTESLYEIEGLNKIIQFIRHWRQWNRIFRWKCHDLVKSRVFYWLVILVVALNTLSLASEHHNQPLWLTRLQDIANHVLLALFTVEMLLKMYGLGLHQYFMSIFNRFDCFVVCSGLLEVLLVESGAMTPLGISVLRCIRLLRLFKITKYWTGLSNLVASLLNSIHSIASLLLLLFLFIVIFALLGMQLFGGRYDFEDTEERRSNFDNFPQALISVFQILTGEDWTSVMYNGIMAYGGPSYPGVLVCIYFIILFICGNYILLNVFLAIAVDNLAEAESLTSAQKAKAEERKRRKMSKGLPEKSEEEKATMTKKLEQKPKGEGIPTTAKLKIDEFESNVNEVKDPYPSADFPGDDEEEEPEIPVSPRPRPLAELQLKEKAVPIPEASSFFIFSPTNKIRVLCHRIVNATWFTNFILLFILLSSAALAAEDPIRAESMRNKILGHFDIAFTSVFTVEIVLKMTTYGAFLHKGSFCRNYFNILDLLVVAVSLISMGLESSAISVVKILRVLRVLRPLRAINRAKGLKHVVQCMFVAISTIGNIVLVTTFLQFMFACIGVQLFMGKFFSCNDLSKMTEDECKGYYFIYKDGDPTQIELRRREWVHNDFHFDNVLSAMMSLFTVSTFEGWPQLLYKAIDSHAENLGPIYNNRVEIAIFFIVYIILIAFFMMNIFVGFVIVTFQEQGETEYKDCELDKNQRQCVQYALKARPLKCYIPKNPYQYQVWYVVTSSYFEYLMFALIMLNTICLGMQHYNQSEEMNHISDILNVAFTIIFTLEMILKLMAFKAKGYFGDPWNVFDFLIVIGSIIDVILSEIDTFLASSGGLYCLGGGCGNVDPDESARISSAFFRLFRVMRLIKLLSRAEGVRTLLWTFIKSFQALPYVALLIVMLFFIYAVIGMQMFGKIALVDGTQINRNNNFQTFPQAVLLLFRCATGEAWQEILLACSYGKLCDPESDYAPGEEYTCGTNFAYYYFISFYMLCAFLIINLFVAVIMDNFDYLTRDWSILGPHHLDEFKAIWAEYDPEATGRIKHLDVVTLLRRIQPPLGFGKFCPHRVACKRLVGMNMPLNSDGTVTFNATLFALVRTALKIKTEGNFEQANEELRAIIKKIWKRTSMKLLDQLIPPIGDDEVTVGKFYATFLIQEHFRKFMKRQEEYYGYQPKKDTVQIQAGLRTIEEEAAPEIRRTISGDLTAEEELERAMVEAAMEEGIFRRTGGLFGQMDNFLERTNSLPPVMANQRPLQFVEIEMEELESPVFLEDFPQDPNAHPLAHANTNNANANVAQGNRGPSNSQAFSSVHCEEELPGETETLAARRGAFSHARKTLGPHGVSCVEKPRGQLNQSMVPGTGSAPAPHQWSRKEPPPAEERSPTLGPLPEEPPHSSRARGSPSKHPAPATARLIQEALVRGGLDSLAADAGFIMVTGQALADACQMEPEEVEVAATELLRGRESPEDVTHGSSLQSSMGSLDLPQGSQETLITPGP, encoded by the exons GGTCTTCACGGTGATTCTGGAGCAGGTGAACATCATCCAGACCAACACAGCCCCGATGAGCAGCAAAGGCGCCGGCCTGGACGTCAAGGCCCTGAGAGCCTTCCGCGTGCTCAGACCCCTCCGCCTGGTGTCGGGGGTGCCCA gcctgcaggtggtCCTCAACTCCATCTTCAAGGCCATACTGCCCCTGTTCCACATCGCCCTGCTGGTCCTCTTCATGGTCATCATCTATGCCATCATCGGACTGGAGCTCTTCAAGGGCAAGATGCACAAGACCTGCTACTTCATCGGGACAG ACATCGTGGCCACAGTGGAGAATGAGAAGCCATCACCCTGTGCCCGCACCGGCTCGGGGCGCCCCTGCACCATCAACGGCAGCGAGTGTCGGGGCGGCTGGCCGGGCCCCAACCACGGCATCACCCACTTTGACAACTTTGGCTTCTCCATGCTCACCGTGTACCAGTGCATCACCATGGAGGGATGGACcgatgtgctctactgg GTCAACGATGCCATCGGGAATGAGTGGCCCTGGATCTACTTTGTCACCCTCATCCTGCTGGGGTCTTTCTTCATCCTCAACCTGGTGTTGGGCGTCCTGAGCGG GGAGTTCACCAAGGAGCGGGAGAAGGCCAAGTCCAGGGGAACCTTCCAGAAGCTCCGGGAGAAGCAGCAGCTGGAGGAGGACCTGCGGGGCTACATGAGCTGGATCACACAGGGAGAGGTCATGGACGTGGAGGACTTGAGAGAAG ggaaGCTGTCTTTGGACGAAGGCGGCTCAGACACGGAGAGCTTGTATGAGATCGAGGGCTTGAACAAGATCATCCAGTTCAT CCGACACTGGAGGCAGTGGAACCGCATCTTCCGCTGGAAGTGCCACGACTTGGTCAAGTCCCGAGTTTTCTACTGGCTGGTCATCCTGGTTGTTGCCCTCAACACCCTGTCCCTTGCCTCTGAGCACCACAACCAGCCCCTGTGGCTGACCCGCCTTCAAG ACATCGCCAACCACGTGCTGCTGGCGCTCTTCACGGTGGAGATGCTGCTTAAGATGTACGGACTGGGCCTGCACCAGTACTTCATGTCCATCTTCAACCGCTTCGACTGCTTCGTGGTGTGCAGTGGCCTCTTGGAGGTGCTGCTGGTAGAGTCGGGCGCCATGACACCGCTGGGCATCTCCGTGCTGCGCTGCATCCGCCTGCTCCGCCTCTTCAAGATCACCAA GTACTGGACAGGCCTGAGCAATCTGGTGGCGTCACTGCTCAACTCCATCCACTCCATCGcgtcgctgctgctgctgctcttccTCTTCATCGTCATCTTCGCCCTGCTGGGCATGCAGCTCTTCGGGGGCCGCTATGACTTTGAAGACACAGAGGAGCGGCGCAGCAACTTTGACAACTTCCCACAGGCCCTCATCAGCGTCTTCCAG ATCCTGACGGGCGAAGACTGGACCTCGGTGATGTACAACGGCATCATGGCATACGGTGGGCCGTCCTACCCCGGCGTGCTGGTGTGCATCTACTTCATCATCCTCTTCATCTGCGGCAACT ACATCCTTCTCAATGTCTTCCTGGCCATTGCGGTGGACAACCTGGCTGAGGCCGAGAGCCTGACTTCTGCCCAGAAAGCCAAGGCTGAGGAGAGGAAGCGCAGGAAGATGTCCAA GGGTCTTCCGGAAAAGTCCGAGGAGGAGAAGGCCACGATGACCAAGAAGCTGGAGCAGAAGCCCAAGGGGGAGGGCATCCCCACCACTGCCAAG CTGAAAATTGACGAATTTGAATCAAATGTCAATGAAGTGAAGGACCCTTACCCCTCAGCTGACTTCCCAG GagatgatgaagaagaggagCCAGAGATCCCAGTGAGCCCCCGGCCACGCCCCCTGGCTGAGCTGCAGCTGAAAGAGAAGGCTGTGCCCATCCCGGAAGCCAGctccttcttcatcttcagcCCCACAAATAA GATCCGAGTCCTGTGTCACCGTATCGTCAACGCCACCTGGTTCACCAACTTCATCCTCCTCTTCATCCTGCTCAGCAGTGCCGCGTTGGCTGCTGAGGACCCCATCCGGGCCGAGTCCATGAGGAATAAG ATCCTTGGGCATTTTGACATCGCCTTCACCTCTGTCTTCACTGTGGAGATTGTCCTCAAG ATGACCACCTATGGTGCCTTCCTGCACAAGGGTTCCTTCTGCCGCAACTACTTCAACATCCTGGACCTGCTGGTGGTGGCTGTGTCTCTCATCTCCATGGGACTTGA GTCCAGCGCCATCTCGGTGGTGAAGATCCTGAGGGTCCTGCGGGTGCTCAGGCCCCTCCGAGCCATCAACAGAGCCAAGGGACTgaag CACGTGGTGCAGTGCATGTTTGTGGCCATCAGCACCATCGGCAACATTGTGCTGGTCACCACCTTCCTGCAGTTCATGTTCGCCTGCATCGGTGTCCAGCTCTTCATG GGAAAGTTCTTCAGCTGCAATGACTTATCCAAGATGACAGAGGACGAGTGCAA GGGCTACTACTTCATATACAAGGATGGGGACCCCACTCAGATCGAGCTGCGCCGCCGCGAGTGGGTACACAACGACTTCCACTTCGACAACGTGCTCTCGGCCATGATGTCGCTCTTCACTGTCTCCACCTTCGAGGGGTGGCCTCA GCTGCTGTACAAAGCCATTGACTCCCATGCGGAGAACTTGGGCCCCATCTACAACAACCGGGTAGAGATAGCCATCTTCTTCATCGTCTACATCATCCTCATTGCCTTCTTCATGATGAACATCTTTGTGGGCTTCGTCATCGTCACCTTCCAGGAGCAGGGCGAGACAGAGTACAAGGACTGCGAGCTGGACAAGAACCAG CGCCAGTGCGTGCAGTACGCCCTGAAGGCCCGGCCTCTGAAGTGCTACATCCCCAAGAACCCCTACCAGTACCAGGTGTGGTACGTGGTCACGTCCTCCTACTTCGAGTACCTGATGTTTGCCCTCATCATGCTCAACACCATCTGCCTGGGCATGCAG CACTATAACCAGTCCGAGGAGATGAACCACATCTCAGACATCCTCAACGTGGCCTTCACCATCATCTTCACACTGGAGATGATCCTCAAGCTCATGGCGTTCAAGGCCAAG GGCTACTTCGGAGACCCCTGGAACGTGTTTGACTTCCTGATTGTCATCGGCAGCATCATCGACGTCATTCTCAGTGAGATCGAC ACTTTCCTGGCCTCCAGCGGGGGACTATATTGCCTGGGTGGAGGCTGCGGGAACGTT GACCCCGACGAGAGCGCCCGCATCTCCAGCGCCTTCTTCCGCCTGTTCCGGGTCATGAGGCTCATCAAGCTGCTGAGCCGGGCCGAGGGGGTCCGCACGCTGCTCTGGACCTTCATCAAATCCTTCCAG GCCCTGCCCTACGTGGCTCTGCTCATCGTCATGCTGTTCTTCATCTATGCTGTCATTGGCATGCAG ATGTTTGGGAAGATCGCCTTGGTGGATGGCACGCAGATCAACCGGAACAATAATTTCCAGACCTTCCCCCAAGCCGTGCTGCTGCTCTTCAg gtGTGCCACAGGTGAGGCATGGCAGGAGATCCTGCTGGCCTGCAGCTACGGGAAGCTGTGTGACCCTGAGTCGGACTATGCCCCAGGCGAAGAGTACACATGCGGCACCAACTTCGCCTACTACTACTTCATCAGCTTCTACATGCTCTGTGCCTTCCTG ATCATCAACCTCTTTGTGGCCGTCATCATGGACAACTTTGACTACCTAACGCGGGACTGGTCCATCCTGGGTCCCCACCACCTGGATGAGTTCAAAGCCATCTGGGCTGAGTACGACCCGGAAGCCAC GGGCAGAATCAAGCACCTGGATGTGGTCACCCTGCTAAGGAGGATCCAGCCCCCCCTGGGCTTTGGAAAGTTCTGCCCACATCGTGTGGCGTGTAAG CGGCTGGTGGGCATGAACATGCCCCTCAACAGTGATGGCACCGTCACCTTCAATGCCACGCTCTTTGCCCTGGTTCGCACAGCACTcaaaatcaaaacagaag GCAACTTTGAACAGGCCAACGAGGAGCTGAGGGCCATCATCAAGAAGATCTGGAAGAGAACCAGCATGAAGCTCCTGGACCAGCTCATCCCTCCCATCGGAG ATGACGAGGTGACTGTGGGGAAGTTCTACGCCACCTTCCTCATCCAGGAGCACTTCCGCAAGTTCATGAAGCGCCAGGAGGAGTATTATGGGTACCAGCCCAAGAAGGATACCGTACAGATCCAG GCAGGACTGAGAACGATAGAGGAGGAGGCAGCCCCTGAGATCCGCCGCACCATCTCAGGGGACCTGACGGCTGAAGAGGAGCTGGAGCGAGCCATGGTGGAGGCGGCCATGGAGGAGGGCATCTTCCGG AGGACTGGAGGCCTGTTTGGCCAAATGGACAACTTTCTGGAAAGAACCAACTCCCTGCCCCCCGTCATGGCCAACCAGAGACCCCTCCAGTTTGTCGAGATTGAGATGGAGGAGCTGGAGTCGCCTGTCTTCCTGGAGGATTTCCCTCAAGATCCCAACGCCCACCCTCTGGCTCATGCCAACACCAACAATGCCAACGCCAATGTTGCCCAGGGCAACCGAGGCCCTAGCAACAGCCAGGCTTTCTCCAG TGTCCACTGCGAGGAGGAACTTcctggagaaacagagacactggcagccagAAGAGGAGCCTTCAGCCATGCCCGGAAGACCCTAG GCCCCCATGGTGTATCCTGTGTGGAGAAGCCAAGAGGACAGCTGAACCAGAGCATGGTGCCAGGCACTGGgtcagcccctgccccccaccag TGGTCCAGGAAGGAGCCGCCCCCTGCAGAGGAGAGGAGCCCCACTCTGGGGCCACTGCCTGAGGAGCCCCCCCACAGTAGCAGGGCCCGGGGGAGTCCTTCTAAGCACCCAGCTCCAGCGACAGCCCGGCTTATCCAGGAG GCTCTGGTCCGAGGGGGCCTGGACAGCTTGGCAGCTGATGCTGGCTTCATCATGGTGACAGGCCAGGCCCTGGCAGATGCCTGCCAGATGGAGCCAGAGGAAGTGGAGGTGGCGGCGACAGAGCTCCTGAGAGGACGGGAGTCTCCAGAGGATGTGACCCATGGCTCCAGCCTCCAGTCCTCAATGGGCAGCCTGGACCTGCCCCAAGGCTCCCAGGAGACCCTCATTACCCCTGGGCCATGA